From Salvia splendens isolate huo1 chromosome 16, SspV2, whole genome shotgun sequence, a single genomic window includes:
- the LOC121771956 gene encoding uncharacterized protein LOC121771956 encodes MAAGDEAEDRVRAVSFAAGTAAFMACIERAFMVSVFMHWRVWAFLALNLLLLAILFTSKSQNTESSQIQSKNGGDEAEIKRSKKARHRQRKQLLPTSGGAAEECVVAATEEAPRAEGEVEVENGENEIEGKLDEYDELSEEELKQRVENFIAMFRQHLICDAKGAQIVGCANAIASRVY; translated from the coding sequence ATGGCGGCGGGGGACGAGGCCGAAGACCGGGTGAGGGCGGTGAGCTTCGCGGCCGGGACAGCGGCGTTCATGGCTTGCATTGAGCGAGCATTTATGGTGTCTGTGTTCATGCATTGGCGAGTGTGGGCGTTTCTTGCTTTGAATCTCTTGCTCTTAGCTATTCTCTTCACTTCCAAATCGCAAAACACAGAATCCAGCCAAATCCAATCCAAAAATGGCGGTGATGAAGCAGAGATCAAGAGGAGTAAGAAGGCTAGGCATAGGCAGCGCAAGCAACTGCTTCCGACTAGTGGCGGTGCTGCTGAGGAATGCGTTGTGGCGGCGACAGAGGAGGCGCCGCGGGCTGAGGGTGAAGTTGAAGTTGAGAATGGTGAGAATGAGATTGAAGGAAAGTTGGATGAATATGACGAGCTGTCGGAGGAGGAATTGAAGCAGAGAGTGGAGAATTTCATTGCTATGTTTAGGCAGCATTTGATTTGTGATGCTAAGGGTGCCCAAATTGTGGGATGTGCAAATGCGATTGCTTCACGTGT
- the LOC121772783 gene encoding uncharacterized protein LOC121772783, which translates to MAGMEEMEAIKKAYAEMILNTAKEAAARVMAAELRARRTEQEMMSVKEEAANMLLRLKQMIDTKTKEAEITSLKQKNRFEELECQLNEAEGIILDLREELNQGQDQLDKLKKKKVVLKRGSQENAEEYSLTTRVRSEGYELLASTLNPEPEFISTIGKNNLLSGWSALAQGTRGSAKQNVIACLDQIMESDQFGNGGSERTCANEKNLVEETFPDVEKLNQNENGTNVESVNAVERTSVLDENIRYRNSEAASIVRRSVRKRKLKFWDDVIAACGLQVKKPRSGSAEFSCLGTRKMKKCAKSSEDLPDGDAKIESLDVSEVSKEIINNEAPENTELVDVLVKQDDLAATSELSSASRIECDVEDGAAEKASNLSYGDGNKPCIYTFDRRWRKKSTIHPEKVLDGSSLS; encoded by the exons ATGGCGGGAATGGAG GAAATGGAGGCGATTAAAAAAGCGTATGCGGAAATGATACTCAACACGGCGAAGGAGGCGGCAGCGCGCGTGATGGCGGCGGAGCTGAGAGCGCGGCGGACGGAGCAGGAAATGATGTCAGTTAAGGAAGAGGCTGCGAACATGCTCCTCCGATTGAAGCAAATGATAGACACAAAG ACCAAAGAAGCTGAGATCACATCACTGAAACAAAAGAATAGATTCGAGGAGCTTGAGTGTCAGCTAAATGAAGCAGAAGGCATCATTTTGGACCTTAGAGAGGAACTGAACCAGGGACAGGATCAACTTGAtaagttgaagaagaaaaaagtggTCCTTAAGAGAGGGAGTCAAGAAAATGCAGAAGAGTACAGTTTAACAACTAGGGTCAGAAGTGAAGGTTATGAGCTCTTGGCTTCTACCTTGAACCCTGAACCAGAATTTATTAGCACCATtggtaaaaataatttattgtctGGCTGGAGTGCACTCGCTCAAGGGACTCGGGGTTCTGCTAAACAGAATGTAATTGCTTGTTTGGACCAGATAATGGAGTCTGATCAATTTGGGAATGGAGGTTCAGAGAGAACTTGTGCAAATGAAAAAAACTTAGTGGAAGAAACCTTTCCTGATGTAGAGAAACtgaatcaaaatgaaaatggCACCAATGTAGAGAGTGTAAATGCTGTCGAGCGCACTTCTGTATTAGATGAAAACATCCGATATAGAAACAGTGAAGCTGCTTCTATAGTCCGTCGAAGTGTTAGGAAAAGAAAACTCAAGTTCTGGGATGATGTTATTGCTGCATGTGGATTGCAGGTCAAGAAACCTCGTTCAGGATCTGCAGAATTTTCATGTCTGGGTACACGCAAGATGAAAAAGTGTGCGAAATCTAGCGAAGACCTGCCAGATGGTGATGCTAAAATTGAAAGTCTTGATGTTTCAGAGGTCTCAAAAGAAATTATTAACAATGAAGCACCAGAAAACACAGAGTTGGTTGATGTGCTAGTGAAACAGGATGACCTTGCTGCAACTTCCGAATTGTCTAGTGCATCAAGAATTGAATGTGATGTGGAAGACGGTGCTGCAGAAAAAGCATCGAATCTTAGCTATGGTGATGGCAACAAACCATGTATATATACATTCGACAGGAGATGGCGGAAGAAATCTACGATTCACCCTGAGAAAGTTCTTGATGGATCAAGCTTGTCATGA